One window of the Novosphingobium sp. KACC 22771 genome contains the following:
- a CDS encoding CAAX prenyl protease-related protein, protein MGSPSLERRSDPVLPSVWSWAACGPRALTALAQIALLGLVVLASDTKYANPDLSGGRLQQALTWLPSLIQGLVLGGAAGLAYAVTNDGRLIERIIKAPVPPLMALLHGVIGLVLVAGSIMTPPLMALDMSGPNAALLFYMFAPVLWPAYLVSGWIVAVPAQALKNRQQLGDLVALCGTITLAMFAWHYVERTQSANSYAITDACVTIASWFSLLVGNPIHPIGINERGWPLYQTGEITVSIAPVCAGIEGLLLTTALLLTLVALERHRLYLGRALALVAAAAGLTFVINALRLALLFYIGDHWSPEIAVTGFHSNFGVVTLVVVCAMFTLAIRRFAGRAPAHGATPDAAPRPAPEASAHPRIAHHNVRLIIPQMAMLACLLVLGLAAGEFDWPYPVGVMVVGAVLWRMKDLRPPATWQVTALPILAGMGAFGLWLMLVPADPLASARFESALFGAPLIASCLWLVFRLAGSVLLAPLVEEMAFRGFLLPWLADRAQITLPRPIARASALLVTSIVFGLVHADVLAGIAAGLVYGAIQMRRGQYADAILAHCVTNACLCLYALSTGQWSYL, encoded by the coding sequence ATGGGTTCGCCCTCCCTTGAGCGCCGATCCGACCCTGTGCTGCCTTCGGTGTGGAGTTGGGCCGCCTGTGGCCCACGCGCGCTGACCGCGCTGGCCCAGATCGCGCTGCTGGGGCTGGTCGTGCTGGCCTCGGATACCAAATATGCCAACCCGGATCTGTCCGGCGGACGGCTGCAGCAGGCGCTGACATGGTTGCCCTCGCTGATTCAGGGGCTGGTGCTGGGCGGCGCGGCGGGGCTGGCCTATGCCGTCACCAACGATGGCCGATTGATCGAGCGCATCATCAAGGCCCCGGTGCCGCCGCTGATGGCGCTGCTGCATGGTGTGATCGGACTGGTCCTTGTCGCCGGTTCGATCATGACGCCGCCATTGATGGCGCTCGATATGTCGGGGCCGAATGCGGCGCTGCTGTTCTATATGTTCGCCCCGGTGCTGTGGCCGGCCTATCTGGTGTCAGGCTGGATAGTGGCGGTCCCGGCCCAAGCGCTGAAAAACAGACAGCAGTTGGGCGATCTCGTCGCGCTTTGCGGCACGATCACGCTGGCAATGTTCGCGTGGCATTATGTCGAACGCACCCAAAGCGCCAATTCCTATGCGATCACCGATGCCTGCGTAACGATTGCCTCATGGTTCAGCCTGCTGGTCGGCAATCCCATCCACCCGATCGGGATCAATGAACGGGGCTGGCCGCTTTATCAGACCGGCGAAATTACCGTCTCGATCGCCCCGGTCTGCGCGGGGATCGAGGGCTTGTTGCTCACCACTGCGCTGTTGCTGACGCTGGTCGCGCTGGAAAGGCACAGGCTTTATCTTGGCCGCGCGCTGGCGCTGGTGGCGGCGGCGGCGGGGCTGACCTTTGTCATCAATGCGCTGCGTCTGGCGCTGTTGTTCTACATTGGCGATCACTGGTCGCCAGAGATCGCGGTAACGGGCTTTCACAGCAATTTCGGCGTGGTGACCCTGGTGGTGGTTTGCGCCATGTTCACCCTTGCCATTCGCCGCTTTGCCGGGCGCGCACCGGCGCATGGCGCGACGCCCGATGCCGCGCCTCGCCCTGCGCCGGAGGCATCGGCCCATCCCCGCATCGCGCATCACAACGTCCGGTTGATCATCCCCCAGATGGCAATGCTCGCCTGTCTGCTGGTGCTCGGGCTGGCGGCGGGCGAATTTGACTGGCCCTATCCGGTCGGGGTGATGGTGGTGGGCGCGGTATTATGGCGGATGAAGGATTTGCGCCCGCCCGCCACGTGGCAGGTAACGGCTTTGCCGATACTGGCCGGGATGGGCGCCTTTGGCCTCTGGCTGATGCTGGTGCCTGCCGATCCTCTGGCCTCGGCCCGGTTTGAATCCGCGCTGTTTGGCGCGCCCCTTATCGCAAGTTGTCTCTGGCTGGTGTTTCGCCTGGCCGGATCGGTGCTGCTGGCGCCGCTGGTGGAAGAAATGGCCTTTCGAGGCTTTTTGCTCCCCTGGCTGGCCGACCGCGCACAGATCACCCTTCCCCGCCCGATCGCCCGCGCCAGCGCCCTGCTGGTAACGTCGATCGTCTTTGGCCTGGTGCATGCAGACGTTCTGGCGGGGATTGCAGCAGGCCTGGTCTATGGCGCAATCCAAATGCGTCGTGGCCAATACGCCGACGCAATACTGGCGCATTGCGTGACCAATGCATGCCTGTGCCTGTATGCCCTGTCCACCGGCCAATGGAGTTACCTGTAA
- the rfbD gene encoding dTDP-4-dehydrorhamnose reductase: MRIAVTGRNGQVVTSLIERAGVGVEVIALGRPEMDLGDLATIAPAIAAARPDVVVSAAAYTAVDRAESEEEAAFAVNAAGAGAVAAAAQALGVPVIHISTDYVFDGTKPDPYVESDPVAPLGVYGRSKLAGEQLVLATAPDAVILRTAWVYSPFGVNFVKTMLRLAETREELGVVADQIGNPTSALDIADAVLAIAFRLYSAPDTAPRGIFHMTGTGEGSWADLAEAVFAASAALGGPATQVRKITTADYPTPAARPANSRLCCDRLYEAYGLRLPAWRDAVKATAARLVAPVL; the protein is encoded by the coding sequence ATGAGGATCGCGGTAACGGGCCGAAACGGTCAGGTCGTGACCTCGCTGATTGAGCGGGCGGGCGTGGGTGTCGAAGTCATTGCGCTGGGGCGGCCGGAGATGGATCTGGGCGATCTGGCTACGATTGCCCCGGCGATTGCCGCGGCGCGGCCCGATGTGGTGGTTTCGGCTGCGGCCTATACCGCCGTCGACCGGGCCGAGAGCGAGGAGGAGGCCGCCTTTGCCGTCAATGCCGCCGGGGCAGGCGCCGTGGCGGCGGCCGCGCAGGCGCTGGGCGTGCCGGTGATCCATATTTCCACCGATTATGTGTTCGACGGCACCAAGCCTGATCCCTATGTGGAGAGCGATCCCGTCGCCCCGCTCGGCGTCTATGGCCGGTCCAAACTGGCGGGCGAACAATTGGTGCTCGCGACCGCCCCCGATGCGGTGATCCTGCGCACGGCGTGGGTTTACAGCCCGTTTGGCGTCAATTTCGTCAAAACCATGTTGCGTCTGGCGGAAACGCGCGAGGAACTGGGCGTGGTGGCCGACCAGATCGGCAATCCCACCAGCGCGCTCGACATTGCCGATGCGGTGCTGGCGATCGCCTTTCGCCTTTACAGCGCGCCCGACACCGCGCCGCGCGGCATTTTCCACATGACCGGCACCGGCGAGGGCAGTTGGGCCGATCTGGCCGAAGCGGTTTTTGCCGCCAGCGCCGCGCTGGGCGGCCCGGCTACGCAGGTGCGAAAGATCACCACCGCCGATTATCCCACCCCCGCCGCCCGCCCCGCCAACTCGCGGCTCTGCTGCGATCGGCTTTACGAGGCCTATGGCCTGCGACTGCCCGCATGGCGCGATGCGGTCAAAGCCACTGCGGCGCGTCTGGTCGCGCCTGTCCTATAG
- a CDS encoding MBL fold metallo-hydrolase produces the protein MERPLYRSIAMIATLCAGGAAVAQMPSPPPAGPAAYPAQAVYPKENREAVGRELAAARKIAGADLEAEFNWRCLISPLDRNLVMGVQHDGLVPATRVFDNLYSIGQNSVSAWAIDTPQGIIVIDALNSPDEARDILVPNMQKLGLDPKRIKYVIVTHGHGDHWGGAKFLQDTYGARIVASATDWAMMESPSRGGGPFASLVPPRHDIEARDGDSVTLGDYAVKTYITPGHTPGTLSLVFPVFDQGVRHNAGLMGGTGGGSTAPAARQQIASLARWQGITKAAGVDVLVTNHPVHMAATEKEALIRYGATGGANPFIYGVDKYQRYMGVMSACSRVQLARMGEAAE, from the coding sequence ATGGAGAGGCCCCTCTACCGTTCCATCGCCATGATCGCCACGCTCTGCGCAGGCGGCGCGGCGGTGGCGCAAATGCCTTCGCCCCCTCCCGCCGGCCCTGCCGCCTATCCGGCGCAGGCCGTCTATCCCAAGGAAAACCGCGAGGCGGTGGGCCGCGAACTGGCCGCCGCGCGCAAGATCGCGGGCGCGGATCTGGAGGCCGAGTTCAACTGGCGCTGTTTGATCAGCCCGCTTGATCGCAATCTGGTGATGGGGGTCCAGCATGACGGGCTGGTTCCGGCCACGCGGGTCTTCGACAATCTCTATTCCATCGGCCAGAATTCCGTCTCGGCATGGGCGATCGACACGCCGCAGGGCATCATCGTCATCGACGCATTGAACAGCCCGGATGAGGCACGCGACATCCTTGTGCCCAATATGCAGAAGCTGGGACTTGACCCCAAGCGCATCAAATATGTCATCGTCACGCATGGGCATGGCGATCATTGGGGCGGGGCCAAATTCCTGCAGGATACGTATGGCGCGCGCATTGTCGCCTCGGCCACCGATTGGGCGATGATGGAAAGCCCTTCACGCGGGGGCGGGCCTTTCGCCTCATTGGTGCCGCCGCGCCATGACATCGAGGCCAGGGATGGCGACAGCGTGACTTTGGGCGATTATGCGGTGAAAACCTATATCACGCCGGGCCATACGCCGGGCACGCTCTCGCTGGTCTTTCCGGTGTTTGACCAAGGGGTGCGTCACAACGCGGGCCTGATGGGCGGGACGGGTGGAGGCAGCACCGCTCCTGCCGCGCGCCAGCAGATCGCCTCGCTGGCCCGTTGGCAGGGGATCACCAAGGCGGCGGGCGTCGATGTGCTGGTGACCAACCATCCGGTGCATATGGCCGCGACCGAGAAGGAGGCGCTGATCCGCTATGGCGCGACCGGCGGGGCCAATCCCTTCATCTATGGTGTGGACAAATATCAGCGCTATATGGGCGTGATGAGCGCCTGCAGCCGGGTGCAACTGGCCCGAATGGGCGAAGCGGCCGAATAA
- a CDS encoding MFS transporter, translating to MEAITRVGRLRWGVLAMLFGVTIINYAVRSALSLAAPSLSKDLGIDPLQLGIVFSAFGWSYVIAQVPGGWLLDRFGAPRVYLWVIVAWSIITVAHGAVVWLSGAAAVTALFALRFLVGLAEAPSFPANARVVASWFPARERGTASAVFNAAQYFATVLFAPLMGWIVADFGWPWVFVTMGALGLVVSLFWGRVVRDPRDHPRLGAGELGLLVEGGALVDPVAQPLVDPDAAKAENRRKMRVLLTTPTLWGLYSGQFFINTLTYFFITWFPVYLVQARGLSVMKAGLFATMPAVCGFIGGVLGGIWSDWLLRRGVSLTWARKAPVVAGMLGALTILGCNFVHSNTLVLLFMSLAFFGKGVGALGWAVVADVAPRDSAGLSGGIFNMFGNISSITTPILIGWILKETGSFDLVLMLVAGSALAAALSYLFLVGKIERIGAQA from the coding sequence ATGGAGGCAATCACCCGCGTCGGCCGCCTGCGCTGGGGCGTGCTGGCGATGCTGTTCGGCGTCACCATCATCAATTATGCGGTGCGCTCTGCGCTCTCGCTGGCCGCGCCCTCGCTGTCGAAGGATCTGGGCATCGACCCGCTGCAACTGGGCATCGTTTTTTCCGCTTTCGGCTGGTCCTATGTCATCGCGCAGGTGCCGGGGGGCTGGCTGCTCGACCGGTTCGGGGCGCCGCGAGTCTATCTGTGGGTGATCGTGGCCTGGTCGATCATCACGGTGGCCCATGGCGCGGTGGTGTGGCTGAGCGGAGCCGCCGCCGTGACGGCGCTCTTTGCCCTGCGCTTTCTGGTCGGTCTGGCCGAAGCGCCCAGTTTCCCCGCCAATGCCCGCGTGGTGGCCAGTTGGTTTCCCGCGCGCGAGCGGGGCACGGCCTCGGCGGTGTTCAATGCGGCGCAATATTTCGCCACTGTGCTGTTTGCCCCGTTGATGGGGTGGATCGTGGCCGATTTCGGCTGGCCATGGGTGTTTGTCACGATGGGGGCGCTGGGGCTGGTCGTCTCGCTGTTCTGGGGCCGGGTTGTGCGCGATCCGCGCGATCATCCGCGCCTTGGGGCGGGCGAACTGGGCCTGCTGGTCGAGGGCGGGGCGCTGGTCGATCCGGTGGCGCAGCCTTTGGTCGACCCCGACGCGGCCAAGGCGGAAAACCGGCGCAAGATGCGCGTTTTGCTGACCACGCCGACGCTGTGGGGCCTTTATTCCGGCCAGTTCTTCATCAACACGCTGACCTATTTCTTCATCACCTGGTTCCCGGTCTATCTGGTTCAGGCGCGCGGGCTTTCGGTGATGAAGGCCGGGCTGTTCGCCACGATGCCGGCGGTCTGCGGCTTCATCGGCGGGGTGTTGGGCGGGATCTGGTCGGACTGGCTGCTGCGGCGCGGCGTGTCGCTGACCTGGGCGCGCAAGGCGCCGGTGGTGGCGGGGATGCTGGGAGCGCTCACCATCCTTGGCTGCAATTTCGTCCATTCCAATACGCTGGTGCTGCTGTTCATGAGCCTCGCCTTTTTCGGAAAGGGCGTGGGCGCGCTGGGCTGGGCGGTGGTGGCCGATGTGGCGCCGCGCGACAGTGCCGGGCTCTCGGGCGGCATTTTCAATATGTTCGGCAATATTTCCTCGATTACCACGCCGATCCTGATTGGCTGGATCCTGAAGGAAACCGGCTCTTTCGATCTCGTGCTGATGCTGGTGGCGGGCAGCGCTCTGGCGGCGGCCCTGTCCTACCTGTTCCTTGTCGGCAAGATCGAGCGGATCGGCGCGCAGGCATAA
- a CDS encoding L-talarate/galactarate dehydratase, producing MPTDTICAIKLSLAWVPLATPISDAKVFTGRQKPLTRVAMLFAEIETRDGHSGLGFSYSKRAGGPGMYAHAREVADALIGENPADIGRLWNKLVWAGASVGRSGLSTQAIAAIDIALWDLKAKRAGLPLGRLLGAWRDGVLSYNTSGGFLSSPLPEVLDNVEASIAGGIGGIKIKVGHPDPKVDLTRLEAVAKQIDGRVALMVDANQQWDRPTALRMCRAMEQYGLVWIEEPLDAYDIEGHAALAAAIDTPIASGEMLVSAAEHFVMIDARAVDFIQPDAARVGGITQFQRVTARAEQAGLMMAPHFAMEIHVHVSAAYPLGTWVEHFDWLDPLFNERQILEGGRMMLSTRPGLGVTLSDQARAWTEASCRIDAQGCTDHAQD from the coding sequence ATGCCCACCGATACGATTTGCGCCATCAAGCTCAGCCTCGCCTGGGTGCCTCTCGCGACGCCGATTTCCGATGCCAAGGTGTTTACCGGCCGCCAGAAACCGTTGACCCGCGTGGCCATGCTCTTTGCCGAAATCGAGACGAGGGACGGGCACAGCGGCCTGGGCTTTTCCTATTCCAAGCGTGCGGGCGGGCCGGGCATGTATGCCCATGCGCGCGAAGTGGCCGACGCCTTGATCGGGGAAAACCCTGCCGATATCGGCCGCCTGTGGAACAAGCTGGTCTGGGCCGGGGCATCGGTCGGCCGTTCGGGCCTTTCAACACAGGCGATCGCGGCCATCGACATTGCCCTGTGGGATCTGAAGGCCAAGCGGGCGGGCCTGCCTCTGGGGCGGCTGCTTGGGGCATGGCGCGATGGCGTGCTCAGCTACAACACCTCGGGCGGTTTCCTTTCCTCACCCCTGCCCGAGGTGCTGGACAATGTGGAGGCCTCGATCGCCGGCGGCATCGGCGGGATCAAGATCAAGGTCGGCCATCCCGATCCCAAGGTTGACCTGACCCGCCTTGAGGCGGTGGCCAAGCAGATCGACGGGCGCGTGGCGCTGATGGTCGATGCCAATCAGCAATGGGACCGCCCCACGGCCCTGCGCATGTGCCGCGCGATGGAGCAATATGGTCTCGTCTGGATCGAAGAGCCGCTCGACGCCTATGATATCGAGGGCCACGCGGCCCTTGCCGCCGCGATCGACACGCCCATCGCCTCGGGCGAGATGCTGGTGAGCGCCGCCGAGCATTTCGTGATGATCGACGCGCGCGCGGTCGATTTCATCCAGCCCGATGCCGCGCGCGTGGGCGGCATCACCCAGTTTCAGCGCGTGACCGCGCGCGCCGAGCAGGCGGGCCTGATGATGGCCCCCCATTTCGCGATGGAAATCCATGTCCATGTCTCGGCTGCCTATCCGCTGGGCACATGGGTTGAACATTTCGACTGGCTCGACCCGCTGTTCAACGAGCGCCAGATCCTTGAGGGCGGACGGATGATGCTTTCCACCCGCCCCGGTCTTGGCGTTACTCTCTCGGATCAGGCGCGGGCGTGGACCGAGGCCAGTTGCCGCATCGACGCCCAAGGCTGCACCGACCACGCGCAGGATTGA
- a CDS encoding glucarate dehydratase family protein, with the protein MQITALRVTPIAFRDPPLLNAAGIHEPYALRSIIEVEAGGFTGLGESYGDAPVLAALMAAAPDLVGLSIYDLNGLHDRLSAALARLPAAQAGAELAPGSQPSRLLGNCFSAFEVALLDLQAKAAGVPLHELLGGAVRREVPFSAYLFFKYARHIEPEEAPDGWGEAITPQGIVAQARRMIDLYGFGSIKLKAGTLPPDIEVASIEALSRAFPGLPLRIDPNGAWSMETALKAAEKLGPLIEYYEDPVAGHDDMAALHRQTGLPLATNMIVIDFPGLRESVAKNSVQIVLSDHHYWGGLRATQNLAAMCDTFGLGLSMHSNSHLGISLMAMTHLAATTRNLTYACDTHYPWVEEEDEVIAGGKIPITGGCVRITDAPGIGVEIDPERLARAHAMFNRITIRTRDDLGQMQKYDKSFTGKKPRY; encoded by the coding sequence ATGCAGATTACCGCCCTGCGCGTGACGCCGATTGCCTTTCGGGATCCGCCGCTGCTCAACGCCGCCGGGATCCACGAACCCTATGCGCTGCGCTCGATCATCGAGGTTGAGGCGGGCGGCTTTACAGGTCTTGGCGAAAGCTATGGCGATGCGCCGGTGCTGGCCGCGCTGATGGCTGCAGCGCCCGATCTGGTGGGCCTGTCGATCTATGATCTCAACGGCCTGCATGACCGTCTGAGCGCCGCGCTTGCCCGCCTGCCCGCAGCGCAAGCTGGGGCCGAACTGGCGCCCGGATCGCAACCTTCGCGCCTGCTGGGCAATTGCTTTTCCGCCTTCGAGGTCGCGCTGCTCGATCTTCAGGCCAAGGCGGCGGGTGTGCCTTTGCATGAATTGCTGGGCGGGGCGGTGCGGCGCGAGGTGCCGTTCTCGGCCTATCTCTTCTTCAAATATGCCCGTCATATCGAGCCGGAAGAGGCCCCCGACGGATGGGGCGAGGCCATCACCCCGCAGGGCATTGTGGCGCAGGCGCGCCGGATGATCGACCTTTACGGCTTTGGCTCGATCAAGCTGAAGGCGGGCACGCTGCCCCCCGACATTGAGGTGGCGAGCATCGAGGCGCTCTCTCGCGCTTTTCCCGGGCTGCCCTTGCGAATCGACCCCAATGGGGCGTGGAGCATGGAGACCGCATTAAAGGCGGCGGAAAAGCTGGGCCCGCTGATCGAATATTATGAGGATCCGGTGGCGGGCCATGACGATATGGCTGCGCTGCATCGCCAGACCGGCCTGCCGCTGGCCACCAATATGATCGTCATCGACTTTCCGGGCCTGCGCGAGAGTGTGGCGAAGAATTCGGTGCAGATCGTGCTGTCCGACCACCACTACTGGGGCGGATTGCGCGCGACACAAAACCTCGCCGCGATGTGCGACACTTTCGGGCTGGGCCTTTCGATGCACTCCAATTCGCATCTGGGCATCAGCCTGATGGCGATGACTCATCTGGCCGCGACCACGCGCAATCTGACCTATGCCTGCGACACGCATTATCCGTGGGTGGAGGAGGAAGACGAAGTGATCGCGGGCGGCAAGATACCCATCACCGGGGGCTGTGTGCGGATCACCGATGCGCCGGGCATCGGTGTGGAGATCGACCCGGAACGGTTGGCCCGCGCCCATGCGATGTTCAACCGCATCACCATCCGCACCCGTGACGACTTGGGCCAGATGCAGAAGTATGATAAGAGCTTCACCGGAAAAAAGCCAAGATATTGA
- a CDS encoding LysR family transcriptional regulator: protein MFELIQLRCFVAVAEELHFGRAAARLNMTQPPLSRHIQVLERVMKVPLFYRSSRTVKLTAAGSAFLVEARRVVQLADSAVATARAAAEGRHGLVSLGFTAASGYSFLPRFIANVQKILPDVRFVLKEMVSDEQIESLLSGRIDLGFLRPPVRHPAMVSQEVLRERFIICSPASVPEEERPRRLADFDRLPFITYAPDKARYFHDLLAGLFAGARAEPRFVQYLAQIHTALMLVGAGHGYALVPESSRRLHPDGVVFSELEDGEPIVELQAAWRRDADNPALLALVPRLMELCAPDGC from the coding sequence TTGTTTGAACTGATCCAATTGCGCTGCTTCGTGGCCGTGGCCGAGGAACTGCATTTTGGCCGGGCCGCCGCCCGCCTCAACATGACCCAGCCGCCGCTCTCGCGCCATATTCAGGTGCTCGAACGGGTCATGAAGGTGCCGCTGTTCTACCGCTCCAGCCGGACGGTAAAGCTGACGGCGGCGGGTTCGGCCTTTCTGGTCGAGGCGCGGCGCGTGGTGCAATTGGCCGACAGCGCGGTGGCCACCGCGCGCGCGGCGGCCGAGGGGCGGCATGGGTTGGTCAGCCTGGGCTTTACCGCCGCCTCGGGCTATTCCTTCCTGCCGCGCTTTATCGCCAATGTGCAGAAAATCCTGCCCGATGTGCGCTTTGTGTTGAAGGAAATGGTCAGCGACGAGCAGATCGAGAGCCTGTTGTCGGGCCGGATCGATCTGGGATTCCTGCGCCCGCCGGTGCGCCATCCCGCGATGGTCTCGCAGGAAGTGCTGCGCGAACGTTTCATCATCTGCTCTCCGGCCAGCGTGCCGGAGGAGGAACGCCCGCGCCGTCTGGCCGATTTCGACCGCCTGCCCTTCATTACCTATGCGCCGGATAAGGCTCGCTATTTCCACGATCTGCTGGCGGGCCTTTTCGCAGGCGCGCGGGCCGAGCCGCGCTTTGTCCAATATCTGGCCCAGATCCACACTGCGCTGATGCTGGTAGGCGCGGGCCATGGTTATGCGCTGGTGCCCGAAAGCTCGCGGCGGCTTCACCCGGACGGCGTGGTCTTTTCCGAACTGGAGGATGGCGAACCGATCGTGGAATTGCAGGCGGCATGGCGACGCGATGCGGATAATCCGGCGCTGCTGGCGCTGGTGCCGCGATTGATGGAATTGTGCGCCCCGGATGGATGCTGA